The sequence below is a genomic window from Scophthalmus maximus strain ysfricsl-2021 chromosome 19, ASM2237912v1, whole genome shotgun sequence.
AGACTGAAATCTGACTAAAGACACCAGGTGTTCATTAAAAATGATGCCCAAGAGGGAACCTACTTGTTGGGGTACTTGCGGAAGATGTCCTTGATGACCACAATAGCCTCCTGCACAACATAGTTGACCTTGGTCTGGATGAGGTCTAACAGGGTGCTCACACAACGCTCCGCTGATTGCTAATGAATGGAGAGACAAATTATTCATCATTATAGGCCTATATAAATAGTAGagacatataataataataataatctatgaTACATGTAAATCTATGACACCTGTTACCATAAACTATTTTATAAACTATTGCTTTATTGCTGATCTACATAGATGACACAAGGATGTGAACAACAAAGCATCTGAGGACAGTATTGCATCATCTCCACGCACCTCGACTTTGATGGCACAGCGACCAATGGCTCTGACCGCTTTCCGGACAAAGTCCACATCCACCTCAGTGGCATACTCTTTCAGCTCAGCCAGAACCTACGGCAAGACAAACACATATCTATGTCACTCAGAAGATCTTGTTAACAATATATTTTCCCTCTTACAAGTACCATAAACAACAATGTATTTGATGTATCGTAGCTGTGAATGTGTTACCTGGGCGATGTTGGCTTGAGATGCGAGGCGAATCATGATGTCCAGCTTCTCCAGTTTAACATAGATTGGGTCATTGTACTTTACAAAGAAAACCTTCATCTCGTGTTTCAGGATCTCTGGACTAAAAAGGGACATCAACAGTTCAAAAATTCAACTGAGATGTACAATGCTACAGTTATGCAACTTGTATTAGGGCCCTGCAAATGCCTAAGTATTAAGAATAGTGAAGAGAACTTCTCTTACCGTCTCTGTACGATGAGATTTATGTTTCTTAGTGCCACATATTGCAACTCTGGCTCAGCGGAGAGGAGAGTCACCAGTGGCGGGGCGAGCTTCTTCAGCAGGGTGCCATAGTAGTCCAGGTCTTTGGGCAGCATCTCCATGAACTTCATTAAAACTTTAACTGCTGACAAAACCACTGCAGAGTTTGCATGGGAGAGCCGTGGGGTCACACGCTCACAGATGCTGGTAGATGTTAATGATATTAGAAGGGAAAGAGCAGAAAATCAAATAGAGTTCCCTGGGAATATGTGCTAATTGATGTGTGGTGTTAATGAAGGCAGTGTTTGCCTTTACCTTTGGGACTCGCGATCATCACGAGGTGTGTAATTGGCCAGGCAGTCAAGAATGAATATCTGTCCCCACTCGGTACACTCATTTAAAGCTGTCAGCAACTTGTTGATGGTCTGGGGGTTCAGGTCCAGTAAATTACTGTTGGGATGGGACTCTGCTATCTCCGACAGCGCTGCCACTGCATTCGCGACAACCTTAAGATGAAGACGAGAACAGATAAATGCCAACAGGAAAAGTAGGAGGCAACAGCTTTATGAAGATACTGAAGAGAGGCCATTGCACCAACTCCATTCTGACATCATGTTGGAACAATTGTGTGCCAGCAGAGGGCTTATCAGTAAAAGATAGAGCTGGAGTGTGTAGCCAGCTGTGTCACACCAAGTCAGAAATCTGTCTCGCTCAATAGCAGGATGCCTGAGGGAGTCGTACCATGGGGTTGGAGTCAGAGATGAGGTCTTTAAGAGTGTCCAGGAAGCCTTGATCCTCCACCAGTTGGGCGTTGATATCATGGAGCTTTGCCGCACACACAGCAGCCGTCTTCCTCACATACGGGTCTTCGTCCTTCAGACATTTCCTCAGTGGCTCACAGAGGTACTCGGTGATCTTGTCCACACGGATGCAGCCCATTGTGCGAACAGCAAGGGCCCGGATGAGAGGGTTGGGGTCTTCACAGTCCTGGATTGATGGATCAGAGAAGTGATAAGTtatgtcacatattttttttttttttctttagcatCCGACATTATCCAAGATCATTTTTGACTTCATTAGACATTTGTTTGAATCGGTTTTCCTTAAGAATAAAATTATCATATTGAGGACTCCCTGTTGTAGGATGTAAGAAAGTAAAATGCATCTTTAAAGACTACGAATGTCTGTATTTAACCCCAACAGACACCTTGAGGTCTGGTATATCATGAATGTCAGAGATTCAAGAAGAAAATAGAATAATcgaaaattaatttaaacagTTGTGACCAAAACAGCAGATATGAGTACATTCATAAATTTAGTTcatgaattaatacatttatgagGAGAAtttttgttcttcattcattcatcgtctaccgctttatccatttaagggtcgcggctggagccaatcccagctaacattgggacatacagagacggaccattcactctcacattcacacctacggtcaatttagagtctccaatgaacctaaccccattctgcatgtctttggactgtgggaggaggccggagaacccggagagaacccacgcatacacagggagactgcaaactccacacagaaagcccctggttgaaccgggattcgaacccagaaccttcttgctgtgaggctgtgaaggtgctaaccactacaccaccgtgcagccttcttcttattcttcttaaTCATATTCTTataacaacatgaacacaatcTGAAACGTGCTGGCACCAAGATTTAGTCCCAATGATGAAAtcctgaatattaaaaaaaagaatcctgatCATTTTTCGGTAAGATTTTCTAATACTTTTGTCTAAAATCACTTGATAAGTCTGATGACTGCACACGCTTTTACAGAACTGTATTAAAAAAGCTCTAACAGCATGCATTAcacataaatgataaaatacaaacagataATTTCATACTGTTTTATACTGCAGAATGACATTTACCTTCACAAAGGTGTTAACAGCCATGATCGCCATGTCTGGCTGACTCTTGGCATAGTTCATCAAGTAGAGGTAGACCAGCTTTTTCAGTTCCAGGTTGTCCGTCTGCATGCAGTTCACAACATCTGGGAACAGAGCGCTGAAGGACGAACAAGCAGTTATGTGAAGGTGATGAGTCACAGGACGTAATTACACTGTGGATAGTTTCCACATCATTTCCCCTTTCTCACCTGACATCCTTGCCAACTGTCATGGATGCAATGACCTTCTTTAcagcctccttcttcttctctttcttatCACTGTTCAGCTCTGCCTTGAGCTCAAAGATctcccctgcacacacaaaagcaaaaagggaATCATTCATCTTGAAGTCCATTTGTGATGTAGGGATTCGAAGAAGCAATGcgcagcagtaaaaaaacaaaaactgagaaGAATAAAATCATTGCTTAAGAATTTCTAACATGTATTggactattttttttacctcactgCTTTAAATTAAGTAGAATCCGAACTGTTGGTGTAAGTACTGAATAAAACATCATGCCACCGTGTGAACCTCGTGAAGAACGACAAAGGaatttcttctttgtttatttatccaTTTGTGCTGCTTTGCACTAAGGAGAAagtgatcatctttattttgtttatccCTCCGTGAAGTGTTACTATAGTGCCTATCTGCATTCATTAGACTGTAAAAACCAATGTCAGCACACTGTCAATTTTGGGCTTTAATTTAAATCTACCTGCTCAGAGTTTCCCAGGCACTGTGAGCCGTTAATCACCCCCAATCTCCTACAAGATTCTAGCAACAGCCTGATCACAGCAACACTTGGAAAATCCACAGAAAAGGCAAATACTGAAAGAAACATGCTCTTAAAATAATGTCTCCAATTttcttaaaaattaaaaaatgcatggATGTTAGAAATACCCCAGAGcagaaaataataagaaaattgTAACATGCTATTGATATGTTTAATATGTTCGACCATTCATCTCCCAGATTAACAGTTATCAGACCTTTCTTGGTGGTGGTGAAGTACTTGGAGTCCGTCATCTTGGATCCAAATTGTCGATTCTCCTGCagagtacagagagagagagagagagagagtgaagaagaTGATTGTGATGATTGTGTCTTTTTCTGAGTGGAAAACTTGGGACCATCACTATAGCACCAGGAAATACTAGAAGTGCAAGCACAGGGAAATAAAAGGAACTCCTGTCTTCTCTAGGTCAAATGACAGTGATTTatcaaaatagaaaacaatggATTCTGGTGAGAAAGCAGACACTCGTATCTCTTCTTTCATGGTCAGCAATATCTCTTTTACTGAGCCGCATGTAACAACATGTATATTTCCTGTTGTTGACCTACACTCTTGATCCACCACTTCACTGTAAACGATATTCTAGCAAATAAAACATAGGTTATAAAAGTTCCTTGTGTCTCTCACCCTAAgaattttaatacattttactggGGTCCATCAATATAAATCCAACGgccatgtttgatttatttttttcaaacttttgtaGGGATGTTGTCTGTGTTGCTGTATCATATCATACAGAAAGgcatttctgttattttaccAACCCTTATTGATATAAATGgggtgaataaaataaagtaaacacCTATACGTTTAGCACAATTCAATAGTACCACAAACTACATCCTCCAAAATGACTATTAAGTAACATGtaatctgtttaaaaaacaatatcataAGCCATTATGAAGGTAGGATTTATTACACGATGTTTTTGTGTTGGACAATTAGTTTTAGCAAGGTGTACCTAGTAAACTGCCAGCTGTGTCATGAATGACTATGATAGCCATTTGTTAGCACAGTCAAAATGCTGGTGCAGACCCTGCCTCTTGTTATGacatcttgaaaaaaacaatcagggcTAATAATGTCATTAATTGGACTAAATCCAATCAGATGACACAGTAGATGGGTCTTTGACAGAGGAGAATTTCCCTGGACCATTATCCACTTCCCTGTagaacacaaactgtgtgttaTGGATGAGATATtattaatgaacacacactATATAAGTCAGGATATTCATTAACATTACAGGGTTTACAGTGATTCAAGTATGATTTGTCTATAAAGATCTAACTTGCAGGAACAATGATGCAAGCGGTTTGTGATGTCAACTCTTCTTTTAAAGGAACGTGAAGTTTAAGGCAGAGGCCTGTCAGTCTTACATTACTGTCTTAGTGGTGGACACTTTCATTATTCATTGAGATCCACCCTATTGTCGTTGAAGCCCGTTTTAATCGTCAACACCAACCAGCTCACATCCATCCGATGTGGAGCACATTGTCAAAGACTCTCCGACTGGTGAAGCACTTGAACACGACCGTCGCTTCCCACATCTAGGCCACAAGACCCAGGGCTACTTCAAAAACAACTGGGCTTCAGATTCACTGTCCATCGAGCCTCCACGAGGAGCCTCGTTGTGGAGCTCGTGTTGACCTCAGCACAACCCCGCTCGTCTGCTGAGAGAATCCAAGTTCCATATCGAGTCGGACCCTAACTTCGTCGACCCGAAGCGGCACGGGGCGACGCACGGCCGCTCGTCGGTCGCGACGGCGCCGCGGTCCCCAGCGAGGGCTCTCTCGTAGTTCCAACACGACCGGCACGAGTGAGTCCCGCGAGCTGACCGGGGCGTGAGCTGACAACTGAGCCACGAAGTGCACCGACGGTTTTCGCTAGCCCGGCTAGCGTCGAGCTAACACGACGTTAGCATAGCCGGAGGTTCGTTAAACAACTAAAAAAGAACCCCGTTGAAAACGGCGACGTGAAGTGACGACAGCCGGGGGCGACAGCGGGGCCACTGGCGGTGCTACTCGGTCGACTACTCACGCAGAGCTGGTTCGCCCATTCCTGCATGTCGGCAGCAGCCGGGGGGAGGCGAAGGAGAGCGGTTGCTGGCTAAAAAGAAGCTagcggggtggtggtggtggtggtgcagggcTGCCTGTCAGTGTCAGCTAGCGCCCGGACACCTCTCCGGCTAGCGGAGGCAGCTGAGGCGCGACCTTCCGAGTGGGGGCTTAACGAAGTCTTTGCCGGGATAGTTAAGCTCTTAATCTCTCGGCCCGGTTTCTACCTCGACCAACGAATTAGCGAACCTTGTGGGGTTAAAATTAGACGTCGGAGAGAAACTCTCCACAAACATCTTACCGTGGCAGGCGAAGCGGGCGCTGTGatggcctccctccctccctccgtgcGTCCGTCCCCTCCCACTCGGTTTACTTCCGCCTTTCCTCCAAATATCGTTTGCAAAACAGACGAGCAACGTCCGCTCTCAGAGGTGGATCAACAACCTGACAGGTTGCGAGGGTCTGTGCTCTCGAGGCGCACAGGGCAAAAATAACACAACGTGAAATGTTACAGAATACTGGATTTAACTGTTTGTTTGAACGCAACACTGTGGACGACTTGTCTTGTATAGTTACTGTAAGTGGAAGTGGTCCTGCAAAGACAGTGTTAGTACACTAAGTTGCTTCAGTTCAAGGCTAATGCAGTGTAAACCCGGCAGATCAACAACATTaaatgtttctattattttgtgcACACTTTTTATGTGCACTACCTATACTACCCTGATACCAGATATCACCATACTACACAATTTGCACACAGTACCTTATTGTAAGTACAGAAAGTTAATGGATCAGATTATTCACATTGTACatctaataaaatattttcattatctacGTTTAGGCCGTGCAGGACTTCCTCAAACATCCAAACCCAGTCccccacatgaaaaaaaagaaaaaaaaagaccagagcATATTTGATAATGCAGAggaaaatatttattacaagaACAACTTGACAGCATTTTCAACTTCCCCAAAAAGAAACAGTGAGATTTTGCAGTATTGCtgtcatacatacagtacaaattcaagaaaaaatgtcaagcaATCTGTACAGTTTTAGTGAAAGTAACATTAGCAAACAAGAGAATTGTCTGATCCTGAACATTCAGATTCCACTGACTGGGgacagagaaggggagagagtcTAATGACATTTGCAAAGTTTTGCAGAACAAAGAACAGACAATGTAAGGACAATCTTTCAATCAGAATTTTTGTGATCGGTTTATCAATGTAATAGCATGTTTGTATGAAGTCACAGTTCACATAACTGGTAGAATTGAAAAACcagctggtcaaaatgcaaatgtcttcaaataggcctgacacaaaaatgtaaatttgctTTAAATTCAAAGCAGAATACATGTAAGTATCTGTTTTTTTACAGGCGAAACTGATAACCAGCTATATGTTGGATCAATACTGATACACTGATCATAAGTTATTTGTAGCAACAAGGAGTATTTAAGCTAATCACATATCTCCGAATATTGCAAAAGAGcccaaatacattttgtttgtctggcaacatttcaaatgattttgtctgtttgcagtAAATTgttgagaacattttttttaaaagccccaCCTCACCCTTAACACTTACAACGTGCGACACAGATGTCACTGGAGCCCAATAACACttgattttataaataaataaattagaccAATTTCACCCCTGTCTTTACTCCAACTCTGTACATATtctcatacagtatgtacacaaaGATATGCACATTCACTGTCTCACTGCCCTGCAAAAACATTTGTAacgaaagttttttttttaaatttctttcttttctcactgaCATTGTCTCCACAATTTCTACGGGAAATATTTCACATCTGTAAAACACTTTCTGCAGGGCAGTGATACTACAGTTCCAACGTTTCCactttcaaatatatttttacacagTCCTCACCTGTTTAATACCAAACACAGAAGTACTGTTGCTGGGGTCTGGCCACTCATACTGATGACAACTGTGCAAAACCTTACAAGAGAACCTTGATATCCAGTTACAGCATCTATTATTCATGCACTATTGCACTCATGCAGTCCCTCAAGTCAAAATCATTCTTCATCTGTCAAACTTCACCTCATCATCTCATTGTTACTGGCTCTACTGGCTCTAATCAGCACCAGTACAAGGAGTGGATACTGTGTCAATAATTTTTTCACCATGAcaaaacatgtctttttttagccactagatgtcaccaTACATTGTGTCATGTCTTTGTAATCAATCTGCTAAGGTTATGAGGGTTCTCCTGTTTCAAAACAACTGGTAGGATTCTAGGGCAATAAATTATATATCTTTTATCATGAATTATGCACCTACATCAAGTATAATTTATAGTGAAATTGGCAATGTTCCTTTTGTtccacattcacactcacactctccaATTTATATTATCATAAAGAGTTAATGATGGCATTGGCAAGTGTCCAATAGATCGTAGTGATATTgaggaaaaacattcaaaaactaacctgtgaatacattttaaggCAAAGGGAATTGTCAAGGCATTTCCAACACCCACGTTGCATAGCTAAGGCAGCACAGAACGTAATACAGTGAGAATATGTACATTAAACTGTATATCCAATGCCTTTTTATATACAAAATACCCACATCTCTCTGTGAGCACACCGACATGTTATTTACACATTCATTCTTCTTAGCGTTTGACTTgcgcacatactgtatatattcagcATTGAATTCCAGGGTACAGTTTGGTCGGAGGAAGAACTCTCAACATATCCGTTTCAGTGACAATGACACAAGGTGTTATAACCTTCACCTGCTCCTCAAATGTTTACACTCAATCCacttaaaagttaaaatattttacTGCATTAAACATAATCTTTAAAAAGCTGTAACACATAAAAACTTATTACCTACTGTAACTCGACTAAATCAACTGATTGTGGAAAAGATGACTTTAAAGAGATTGGTAGTGCATGTCAATATTTATAAAGTCACAAGAATGATGGGGGTACCTTTGACTGTTACCTATAGGTGTATTGTAGATGTGAGTATGTTGAGCCATTAATGAAGACCACTAATGAGTATACAGACTGAAATGATCACAGTCAAAATATCAGCACTATGAAGGCAAGCAGAGATGCTGTGGCAAACCACGAGAGGGAGCTACTCAATCTGACTAAAGGTTTAGTGTTTACATTGTTTCTACAGTTGCAGCTTTAAATCTCTGGCACTTTACCATGCCCCTCAGCAGGGCACATGGCAGAACATatgctctctccttctctcgctctctctctaaCCTTAGGTATAAACCATGTTTTCCACAAAGAAACATACCCTCTGATTGGCAAAAGCATCCCCATTGGAtacattaaaacaacagtaaaactATTAAAGACCGTTCCTTTGGTAATAAATAATTTGGCTTGagtgcaaaataaaagcaacgTGAACCCCCTGCAGTTATCCGGGGGAGAAACTAAGTGAAAAGAGAATGTTTGACATGCAATGAACAGTCTAAAGCCCAGTCTTAGTCTGCTTTTTTACACAGTAGTCAAAATTCATCACAACAACCTCCCATGTCATATTTTGTGCTACATCCAAGCTTCATTATCCAGGCTTCCTGACTGTCCAGGGAAGGCGCAATCTTTGTTGCCCATGGCTGGGGAACGTGGCTGAGGATGGATCATGTCCGCAAAGGCCTGGTGCAGGCTCTTGCATGTGGCTGGATGACCGGTAGAACGGGAGCTCTGAGGGGACAGTGGTGGGGTGTGGCAGGGCGAAAGAGGGTTGTGAGCCTGCAGATCCCTGTAGCTGACCGGGGTGGGGATACGCGAGGGGCTGTTTTCCGGCCTGTTGTCAGTGCGAGGCCTCATTCTGGCTTTCAATTTGTGCTTTGAGGCAGGGGCTGCCCTGTCTGCCTTCTTCTGCCCTTTTTTAGTCAGCAGCCCTCCTCCTTCAGTGTCCCCGTTGGCCAGGGGTGAAGTTGGTGGGGGGGACTCAGAGCGGGATTCGCTCAAACTAAAGCACATGGAGGAGTTTTCACTCGAGGAGTCCTGGAAGGAGCAGTCTTCAGATGGTGGAAGAGGCACGGGTGACGGACAAGCCTCTGGGGGTGGGAGGTCATCACTCCCTTCACCATTTTCCAGGTTGTAAGAAAAGTTTGGCTTGTGATTCTCAAGAGGAACATCTCCTTCAGGCCCTGTGCCCCAGCCAAGCTGCACCTGCTGACCTGTCAACACCCCTGTCGGAGGACCACCTGCATGGTCTCCATTCATATTCCTACAGTGCAAAGCAGGTTGTGAGGGGACCTGATTCATGAAactgtctgactctgtgtctCCAATGCCGGGCAGGGAAGATGGGagttccctctcctctgtggagCTAGAGATGGCCGGGAGCTTCTTGAGACCCCCTCCACGCTCCCCCCAGTGTTCAGACTCTCCTTGACCAAAGTTGTGTTGTCCTCCAAAATTGTGTCCATAAAGTAAATTTAAGGGGTCCTCCATTGGGAAATGACGGGGATTTGTTCTCTTGGATTCCCTAAGGTCAGGCAAAGTTCCTAACTTTGCTCCCACAttcagggaggaggtggaggagttaGAAGAGGAATAGGCAGAGTCAGTGACATTAGGATCCGTAAGTGTTGGCACTGAATGTGTCCCAGCTCCCTGCAGGGTCGCTCCTGCTGGAACTTTACTAGACACTCCTACAGCCTGCTGTGTATTGGCCAGAAACTCGGCCTCAAAGCTGAGATACAGGTCTTGCTCCCTCTTGGGGTCGAGCACTGGAAGCATCTGGAAGCCGAAGCTTAGTCCTTCCTCCTCAGGCTCCTGGCGCTCCAGGCCAGGACAGTTTCTATAGTGGCCACGCCCAGCAGAGCGAGGGCCCTGTGACACCCGAGGGGAGCGAGCAGAATGATGGTGAGAGTTGCGGGGAGATGAGTGTGGTGACCGTCGACCTCCTGAGGTGACTGGTGGCAGTAGTCTGCCTTTTCCTATAGAGGGTGAGCGAGGGGCAGGAGGTCTGGGAGTAGTTATAGTCTTCTTGATAGAGCTACTGTTGTTGCTCTGGACCCCTTTGATAGGTGAGTTAGAGCATGAGGACGACTGCCTCTTGGTGAAGCCACCAACGACTCTGGGAGAGGAAGGGGGCATTTGTCTGGCCCGCAGCTCCTCTCGTCTGTCTGAAGGTGGGGGCTGAGGCTCTCTGTAACACGGAGCGGGATTCGGGCCGGCATCGCTGGACCGAGTGCGGCTTGGTACCTTACTCTGGCTGTGGGAGCGTGGAGCATGGAGCCTTCTTGGACCCTCGTTTCCGAGGGAACGACCCCTCTCTGTGCGAGACGTCCGTGTTCCATCAGAGGATCCCTGCGGTGGGTTGGGTTTGAGTATTGGAGCGAGTGCAGCACGTTCCCGAGATTGACTGCGAGCACGGGGCAGTGATGGACGCAGGGATGGGGTCTGATTTCCTGCCCCAGACCTCTCAATCACATGCTTCCCCTCTTTACGATTGACAAGCAGGATTACCTCTTCACCAGTGCGGCGTGAGGCGCCACCAAGAGTCaaccgcccccctcctcctcctcctcctcctcctcctcctcctttagaTGATGCTGTAGAGGAGTCACTGTCTCCAGACATACGTCTTGTTACTGGCAACATCGCCTCCTTAGACCTACAATGTAGAGAGGAGACAAAACGTGATTTACATAAAGTGACAGAATTTGTCTATCCCAGGATGCACTAATTACTCATATTACTACAAAGGTGGTACAGGACAACATATTACCTCTGACTCAGCTCCATCAAATTTATTGTGAATATTATCTTTA
It includes:
- the gas2l1 gene encoding GAS2-like protein 1; amino-acid sequence: MADQSNIQSAASKSIRPFKSSEEYLYAMKEDLAEWLKTLYDLEISADTFMDGLETGCALCRHANNVNRAAQDFQLEYPEAAQSMKVPSKDVVFQSRNVVQGSFLARDNVSNFIGWCRQELWIKDVLMFETNDLVERCNEKNFVLCLLEVARRGSKFGMLAPMLIQLEEEIEEEIRDQESLRVDAREPAEQSAPSRCSGRKESSHSVEEEEEDGEEEEPDPEPFIWQQKRVLCDMRNLDELVREILGRCSCPAQFPMIKVSEGKYKVGDSSALIFIRVLRTHVMVRVGGGWDTLEHYLDKHDPCRCAAFAHRYHQAKASGQGTHSKSSSAHSSRSTSPGPHWRNDGIAPYKPSDRRSTEAPSAPCASSSSTRSGRSQNAFVHTELDSCAARNLLPRPPRDRSEPRHFNPLRSKEAMLPVTRRMSGDSDSSTASSKGGGGGGGGGGGGRLTLGGASRRTGEEVILLVNRKEGKHVIERSGAGNQTPSLRPSLPRARSQSRERAALAPILKPNPPQGSSDGTRTSRTERGRSLGNEGPRRLHAPRSHSQSKVPSRTRSSDAGPNPAPCYREPQPPPSDRREELRARQMPPSSPRVVGGFTKRQSSSCSNSPIKGVQSNNSSSIKKTITTPRPPAPRSPSIGKGRLLPPVTSGGRRSPHSSPRNSHHHSARSPRVSQGPRSAGRGHYRNCPGLERQEPEEEGLSFGFQMLPVLDPKREQDLYLSFEAEFLANTQQAVGVSSKVPAGATLQGAGTHSVPTLTDPNVTDSAYSSSNSSTSSLNVGAKLGTLPDLRESKRTNPRHFPMEDPLNLLYGHNFGGQHNFGQGESEHWGERGGGLKKLPAISSSTEERELPSSLPGIGDTESDSFMNQVPSQPALHCRNMNGDHAGGPPTGVLTGQQVQLGWGTGPEGDVPLENHKPNFSYNLENGEGSDDLPPPEACPSPVPLPPSEDCSFQDSSSENSSMCFSLSESRSESPPPTSPLANGDTEGGGLLTKKGQKKADRAAPASKHKLKARMRPRTDNRPENSPSRIPTPVSYRDLQAHNPLSPCHTPPLSPQSSRSTGHPATCKSLHQAFADMIHPQPRSPAMGNKDCAFPGQSGSLDNEAWM